A region of Deinococcus apachensis DSM 19763 DNA encodes the following proteins:
- a CDS encoding helix-turn-helix transcriptional regulator: protein MPLVSPALDHLPATRRAILHHLKKRGEAGADELAQTLGITPSGIRQHLGALEDAGFLSAHDRREGPGRPRRRYRLTAQADALFPRAYAELANELLSYVQDEDPGMVARIFEKRAERRLHDTLTRTRHLPFREQVRELARILDEDGYLADLQENPDGSFTVTEHNCAVLSVALRYGHACGSELGYIRAALPGAEVTRIAHMLSGAHVCAYQIRPRMQEAPEQG, encoded by the coding sequence GTGCCGCTGGTCAGCCCCGCCCTCGATCATCTGCCCGCGACGCGGCGGGCCATCCTCCATCACCTGAAAAAGCGCGGTGAGGCGGGGGCCGACGAGCTGGCGCAGACGCTGGGCATCACCCCCAGCGGCATTCGGCAGCACCTGGGGGCGCTGGAGGACGCCGGGTTCCTGAGCGCCCACGACCGCCGCGAGGGACCCGGGCGGCCCAGGCGGCGCTACCGCCTCACCGCGCAGGCCGACGCGCTGTTTCCCCGCGCCTACGCCGAACTCGCCAACGAACTCCTGAGCTACGTGCAGGATGAGGACCCGGGGATGGTCGCGCGCATCTTCGAGAAACGCGCCGAGCGCCGTCTGCACGACACCCTGACCCGCACCCGGCACCTCCCCTTCCGGGAACAGGTGCGGGAACTCGCCCGCATCCTCGACGAGGACGGCTACCTCGCCGACCTTCAGGAGAACCCCGACGGCAGCTTCACCGTGACCGAGCACAACTGCGCGGTCCTGAGCGTCGCGCTGCGTTACGGGCACGCCTGCGGCAGCGAGCTGGGGTACATCCGGGCCGCCCTGCCCGGAGCCGAGGTGACCCGCATCGCCCACATGCTCAGCGGCGCCCACGTCTGCGCCTACCAGATTCGCCCGAGGATGCAGGAGGCTCCCGAACAGGGCTGA
- a CDS encoding SDR family NAD(P)-dependent oxidoreductase — protein MPVVLITGASRGLGLALARRLAREGWALVLTAREGDPLEEARRELAGHTPVTALPGDVADGAHARRLIDAALALGGLDTLVNNASTLGPTPLPPLRDLPLDGYRQVLEVNTIAPLRLIQLALPHLPPGGRIVNVTSDAGVEGYATWGGYGSSKAALEQLSRVLAAEHPGLRVYWVDPGDMRTQMHQDAFPGEDISDRPVPEVSVPGVLRLLTGDLPSGRYVAQQMVGVTA, from the coding sequence ATGCCCGTCGTACTCATTACCGGCGCCTCCCGTGGTCTGGGCCTTGCCCTGGCCCGCCGCCTCGCCCGGGAGGGCTGGGCGCTCGTGCTCACCGCCCGCGAGGGGGACCCACTGGAGGAGGCCCGCCGGGAGCTGGCTGGGCACACCCCGGTGACGGCCCTTCCCGGCGACGTGGCGGACGGAGCACACGCCCGGCGCCTGATCGACGCGGCGCTGGCCCTCGGCGGCCTGGACACCCTGGTGAACAACGCGAGCACGCTGGGACCCACGCCGCTGCCCCCCCTGCGTGACCTCCCGCTGGACGGCTACCGACAGGTGCTGGAGGTGAACACCATCGCCCCGTTGCGCCTGATCCAGCTCGCCCTGCCGCACCTGCCCCCCGGGGGGCGGATCGTCAACGTGACCTCCGACGCGGGGGTGGAGGGGTACGCGACCTGGGGGGGGTACGGCAGCAGCAAGGCCGCGCTGGAGCAGCTCAGCCGGGTCCTCGCCGCCGAGCACCCCGGGTTGCGGGTGTACTGGGTGGACCCCGGGGACATGCGGACCCAGATGCATCAGGACGCCTTCCCCGGCGAGGACATCAGCGACCGCCCGGTGCCGGAGGTGAGCGTCCCCGGGGTCCTGCGCCTGCTGACGGGCGACCTCCCCAGCGGCCGGTACGTCGCGCAACAGATGGTGGGGGTGACGGCATGA
- a CDS encoding VOC family protein: MSPPPPQELRVVISARDYEAVRHLFQEGLGLRAIAGWDDPDGRGVVLDAGRATLEIVDEPQARRIGEIEAGRADPPGVRLAFRVTDTPAAGERLRRAGARVAAPPVETPWGHHNQRLSTPGGLPLTLFHPHVELP; the protein is encoded by the coding sequence ATGAGCCCGCCGCCCCCACAGGAACTGCGCGTGGTGATCAGCGCCCGCGACTACGAGGCGGTTCGCCACCTCTTCCAGGAGGGGCTGGGGCTCCGGGCCATAGCTGGCTGGGACGACCCGGACGGGCGGGGCGTGGTGCTGGACGCCGGGCGCGCGACCCTCGAAATTGTGGACGAACCCCAGGCCCGGCGCATCGGGGAGATCGAGGCGGGCCGGGCGGACCCTCCCGGGGTGCGCCTCGCCTTCCGGGTGACCGACACGCCCGCGGCCGGGGAGCGCCTGCGGCGGGCGGGGGCCAGGGTGGCCGCCCCCCCCGTCGAGACGCCCTGGGGCCACCACAACCAGCGCCTGAGCACCCCAGGCGGCCTGCCCCTCACCCTGTTTCACCCGCACGTGGAGTTGCCGTGA
- a CDS encoding S-adenosylmethionine:tRNA ribosyltransferase-isomerase has protein sequence MLTRPLDFTLPPHLEAHEPPEARGLPRDGVRLLVSRVADDALHHATFRDLPAFLREGDVLVINTSGTLPAALPATRADGSALELHLSTHLPADLWTVELRRPAGTATLPERQARAGETLGLPDGGQVTLLAPYSTDRSRAEQPGGVRLWVAALHLPGPLLAYLAAHGKPIRYGYVPRDWPLGTYQTVFVTEPGSAEMPSAGRAFTPELLTALVARGVRVAPLVLHTGVASLEDHEPPYEEVYRVPEGTARTVNEAQASGGRVIAVGTTVVRALETVTDERGVTHPGSGWTREIITPERGIRAVHGLLTGWHEPRASHLLMLEAIAGRRHLEVAYRAALKAGYLWHEFGDLHLILP, from the coding sequence ATGCTCACCCGCCCCCTCGACTTCACGCTGCCCCCGCACCTGGAGGCGCACGAGCCCCCCGAGGCCCGCGGCCTCCCGCGCGACGGGGTCCGCCTGCTCGTCTCCCGGGTCGCGGACGACGCCCTTCATCACGCCACCTTCCGGGACCTGCCCGCCTTTCTGCGTGAGGGGGACGTGCTCGTCATCAACACGAGCGGCACGCTCCCCGCCGCGCTCCCGGCCACCCGGGCGGACGGCTCGGCTCTGGAGCTGCACCTCAGCACGCACCTCCCCGCCGACCTGTGGACGGTGGAGCTGCGCCGCCCGGCCGGAACGGCGACGCTGCCCGAGCGTCAGGCCCGGGCGGGCGAGACACTGGGCCTGCCGGACGGCGGTCAGGTGACCCTCCTCGCGCCTTACAGCACGGACCGCAGCCGGGCCGAGCAGCCTGGGGGTGTCCGGCTGTGGGTCGCCGCGCTGCATCTCCCGGGGCCGCTCCTGGCCTACCTGGCGGCCCACGGCAAGCCCATCCGCTACGGGTACGTGCCGCGCGACTGGCCGCTGGGCACCTACCAGACGGTGTTCGTCACCGAGCCCGGCAGCGCGGAGATGCCGTCGGCGGGGCGGGCCTTCACGCCGGAACTCCTGACGGCACTGGTGGCGCGGGGCGTGCGCGTCGCCCCCCTGGTCCTGCACACCGGCGTCGCCAGCCTGGAGGACCATGAGCCCCCCTACGAGGAGGTCTACCGGGTGCCGGAGGGCACCGCCCGCACCGTGAACGAGGCACAAGCCAGCGGGGGACGAGTGATCGCCGTCGGAACGACTGTCGTGCGCGCCCTGGAAACCGTCACCGACGAGCGCGGGGTCACCCACCCCGGCTCCGGCTGGACCCGCGAGATCATCACGCCCGAGCGGGGCATCCGCGCCGTTCACGGGCTCCTCACCGGCTGGCACGAGCCGCGCGCCAGCCACCTGCTGATGCTGGAGGCCATCGCCGGGCGGCGACACCTGGAGGTCGCCTACCGCGCGGCCCTGAAGGCCGGATACCTCTGGCACGAGTTTGGCGACCTGCACCTCATCCTGCCCTGA